A window of the Candida orthopsilosis Co 90-125, chromosome 1 draft sequence genome harbors these coding sequences:
- a CDS encoding Ent1 protein (S. cerevisiae homolog ENT1 has role actin cortical patch assembly, actin filament endocytosis and localizes to mating projection tip), translating into MSKIVRSMKNVVGGYSSAQVLVRNATSNDPTGPTTYDMEEIASCTYQSQTEFMEVMDMLDRRLNDKGKNWRHIAKSLTVLDYLVRFGSEKCVLWAKDNIYIVKTLREFIHLDEVDKDQGAIIRVKAKELVSLLRDDERLKHERALAKRGRRTGTFDDDDENDDFGEGRRDRRRERRRDRGGDEPYDADLQKALELSRMTAEEEQLRARETENDPELEAAIKLSLEEEELRRQNQNANLLDLNEEQQQPQQYFLTGYYQQPQQQQQQFLQQPTQQYQQYDMFGNPIQNPMETGFYQNQFEQQQQPQPQYQPNQFTGFNYGQPQQQEQLQPLKTGSNNPFALGSDSGNNQSKSQSQTLNALAEQKTQEQYQQQQQAAQQQAQFYTQSTAPLKQQNTSSSRFNETHELNDLLTQGTGLDTFGNTGAARIPHQHTRTQNFINSSGTGYKQVTNDQHRVSSNATGNPFLNTGIGYQQQQAPPQQQINTAYTGYGFGNAQTQPQQYQKQANGEGPSLIDI; encoded by the coding sequence aTGTCCAAGATAGTAAGATCGATGAAGAATGTTGTTGGAGGCTACTCATCAGCACAAGTGTTGGTGAGAAATGCAACCTCAAATGACCCCACGGGACCAACAACCTATGATATGGAAGAAATAGCTTCCTGCACCTATCAATCACAAACCGAATTCATGGAGGTTATGGATATGCTAGATCGCCGTCTTAATGATAAAGGTAAGAATTGGAGACATATTGCCAAATCCTTGACAGTTTTGGATTATTTGGTGAGGTTCGGTTCGGAAAAATGTGTTTTATGGGCAAAGGACAACATTTACATTGTAAAAACATTAAGGGAGTTTATTCATCTTGATGAAGTAGATAAGGATCAGGGTGCAATAATCAGAGTTAAAGCAAAGGAGTTGGTGTCATTATTGAGAGATGACGAGAGATTGAAGCACGAGCGTGCATTAGCTAAACGTGGAAGACGTACTGGAACGtttgacgatgatgatgaaaatgatgacTTTGGAGAGGGAAGAAGAgacagaagaagagaaaggaGAAGAGATAGAGGTGGCGATGAGCCATACGATGCTGATTTACAAAAGGCATTAGAATTGTCAAGAATGACGgctgaagaagaacaacTTCGTGCTAGAGAGACTGAGAATGACCCCGAATTGGAAGCCGCAATCAAACTCTCATTAGAGGAGGAGGAATTGAGAAGGCAGAATCAAAACGCAAACTTGttagatttgaatgaagagcagcaacaaccacaacaatatTTCTTGACTGGttattatcaacaaccacaacagcaacaacaacaattccTTCAACAGCCAACTCAACAATACCAGCAGTATGATATGTTTGGTAATCCTATTCAAAACCCCATGGAGACTGGGTTTTATCAGAACCAATTTgagcaacagcaacaaccacaaccacaataCCAGCCAAATCAGTTCACTGGATTCAACTATGGAcaacctcaacaacaagaacagTTGCAGCCTTTGAAAACAGGTTCCAATAATCCTTTTGCTCTTGGATCTGACTCCGGAAACAACCAATCCAAGTCACAATCTCAGACATTGAATGCGTTAGCTGAACAAAAGACACAAGAACAGTaccaacagcagcagcaagccgcacaacaacaagctcAATTTTATACTCAGTCTACAGCTCCattaaaacaacaaaataccTCGTCATCGAGATTTAATGAGACACACGAGTTGAACGATCTCTTGACACAAGGAACTGGCTTGGACACTTTTGGAAACACTGGTGCCGCTCGTATTCCACATCAACACACAAGaacacaaaattttatcaactcAAGTGGAACCGGATATAAACAGGTAACCAATGATCAACACAGGGTTAGTTCTAACGCTACAGGAaatccatttttgaatactGGTATTggatatcaacaacaacaagcgccaccacaacaacaaatcaatacTGCTTACACTGGTTATGGGTTTGGAAATGCACAGacacaaccacaacagTATCAAAAACAAGCCAACGGGGAGGGCCCTAGTTTGATAGATATTTAA
- a CDS encoding Esc4 protein (protein similar to S. cerevisiae Esc4p, which represses transposition), translating to MFQGYTFLIIKSKELSDTEAAQLETVLCRHNATKVYSKDEFDNSTNYFDPPSITHIVTNSIDFIEYSQAQKSMIPIVTPEWVHNSVSQSIMLPIKSYNPNPDYFFRNCFVCCADNLPQGDKELIYAAVQAFGGNYLDVLSKYTTHLIAMDMTNEKSIIASSLIHDPNCKDPVMDIKIVLPHWIDHCLVTGRKLDEKKYTLPDSDSFDMNASDQAGELLNEIKNDFHVPILNDSVPLSSDSFKGVDYFHGKRFYLCSDFNLSQRSANSIKALIEKLGGVIVSTYSEDIDIYLGKYRSGETYKKSRQNKRIIVANLQWLYSIIVTKKWVLPSNSNILYYPLPSKHIEEFENLKISISNYSGDSRAYLSRLITLMGATFTKTLTRENDFLVCAKPEGKKYDAAMSKWIGIDGKPEVQVVNHMWLEDCFIQWMKLGHFDAKYTNFGNSGLGMEPLIGGAHLDDEKLDEPTEDNTNVTGNVDDSMSEDESTQSRKIIQPTTLAKAKREVTSSGDLMKFAENPTEENEDAISINSLSSSTPSKSDISAEIDSPKTPNNFVETNVSRYGGRSAAKKAAAKLHDNMSDLNAYLKMSKSSKKMKNYMNELENTVNPKRKHLQETNDSKTDTGSEGLDVKRLRTDECGIIAIMTGCEQDIELTKSDYAKLQSIGIKVITDLSKHTPNTLIAPKILRTEKFLRSLSKVCRIVHPSYIVNVLANAENNGDTLSLYRIDDYALDKVNPSANTDLGVKSLQTLLSKKSARGNLLDGISLNLSKNLNGGTEVISRILQDHGLKEYKEVPATLTKKTPICSCKYKSKEVSILIANKTKDVKLVASFKKSHSNGVVLSWDWCVRSIFAMELQKFDEFEL from the coding sequence ATGTTTCAAGGGTATACTTTTCTAATTATCAAATCTAAAGAGTTGAGTGACACAGAAGCTGCTCAGCTTGAGACAGTCTTGTGCAGACATAACGCCACCAAAGTTTACTCCAAGGATGAGTTCGATAACTCCACCAATTACTTTGATCCACCATCAATCACCCACATCGTCACCAATTCCATCGACTTTATCGAGTATTCACAAGCACAGAAATCAATGATACCAATTGTCACGCCAGAGTGGGTTCATAATTCGGTGAGCCAGAGCATAATGTTACCAATAAAGTCATACAATCCAAACCCTGATTATTTTTTCAGAAATTgctttgtttgttgtgCTGATAATTTGCCCCAGGGAGATAAGGAGCTCATATATGCTGCAGTACAAGCATTTGGAGGTAACTACTTGGACGTATTATCCAAGTACACCACTCACTTGATAGCAATGGATATGACAAATGAAAAGTCTATCATAGCATCCAGTCTCATTCATGATCCTAATTGCAAAGATCCAGTGATGGATATTAAAATTGTGTTGCCTCATTGGATAGACCATTGCTTAGTAACGGGAAGAAAGCTTGACGAGAAAAAGTACACTCTCCCAGATTCAGACTCCTTTGACATGAATGCCAGTGATCAAGCAGGCGAGTTATTGAATGagatcaaaaatgatttcCATGTTCcgattttgaatgattcaGTGCCCTTATCTTCCGACTCATTCAAAGGAGTGGACTACTTTCACGGAAAACGCTTTTATCTTTGCTCTGACTTTAATTTATCACAAAGACTGGCCAATTCTATCAAGGCTTTGATTGAGAAACTTGGAGGTGTCATTGTGTCCACATACAGTGAGGATATCGACATCTATCTTGGAAAGTATCGAAGCGGTGAAACTTACAAAAAGAGTCGTCAGAATAAAAGAATCATTGTTGCAAACTTGCAATGGTTATATTCGATCATTGTCACCAAAAAGTGGGTGTTGCCCCTGAACTCTAATATTTTATACTATCCACTCCCATCCAAGcatattgaagaatttgaaaatttgaagatttccatttcaaattacaGTGGCGATTCAAGAGCATATTTGTCTAGATTGATTACTTTGATGGGTGCAACTTTCACCAAAACTTTGACTAGGGAAAATGATTTTCTAGTTTGTGCCAAACCTGAAGGGAAAAAGTACGATGCTGCTATGTCAAAATGGATTGGCATAGATGGAAAACCAGAGGTCCAAGTTGTTAACCACATGTGGTTGGAAGATTGTTTTATTCAATGGATGAAACTAGGTCACTTCGATGCTAAATATACAAATTTTGGTAATCTGGGTTTGGGGATGGAGCCGCTTATTGGTGGGGCtcatttggatgatgaaaagttggATGAACCTACTGAGGATAATACAAATGTCACTGGAAATGTTGATGACAGTATGAGTGAGGATGAAAGTACGcaatcaagaaaaataaTTCAGCCAACAACATTAGCTAAAGCAAAGAGGGAAGTCACATCTAGCGGCGACTTGATGAAGTTTGCTGAAAACCCGACAGAAGAGAATGAAGATGCAATCAGCATCAATTCTTTGTCTAGTAGTACTCCCAGTAAGTCCGACATTAGtgctgaaattgattcaCCCAAGACACCAAATAACTTTGTCGAGACCAATGTCTCTCGCTATGGGGGCAGATCAGCTGCCAAGAAGGCAGCAGCGAAGTTGCACGATAACATGAGTGATTTGAATGCCTATTTGAAGATGTCGAAAAGTAGTAAAAAAATGAAGAATTACATGAACGAGTTGGAAAATACAGTGAATCCAAAACGAAAGCATTTACAAGAAACCAATGACTCCAAAACTGATACGGGTCTGGAAGGTTTAGATGTGAAACGTCTTCGTACTGATGAATGCGGCATCATTGCTATCATGACAGGTTGTGAACAGGACATTGAATTAACAAAGAGCGATTATGCCAAGTTACAATCGATTGGAATCAAAGTAATCACCGATTTGTCAAAGCACACCCCAAATACTTTAATCGCACCCAAAATTCTACGaactgaaaaatttttgagaAGCTTGAGTAAAGTTTGCCGAATCGTTCATCCTTCATACATTGTCAATGTATTGGCAAATGCTGAAAATAATGGAGATACTTTGAGCTTATATCGAATTGATGACTATGCTTTGGATAAGGTGAATCCGTCAGCAAACACCGACTTGGGAGTCAAGAGCTTACAAACATTGTTGCTGAAAAAGAGTGCCCGTGGGAACCTTTTAGATGGCATAAGCTTGAATCTTAGtaaaaatttgaatggaGGAACTGAAGTTATCTCGAGAATTTTGCAAGATCATGGACTAAAAGAGTATAAAGAAGTACCAGCTACACTTACGAAAAAAACGCCAATTTGTAGCTGTAAGTACAAAAGCAAGGAAGTGTCTATATTGATTGCTAACAAAACCAAGGACGTAAAGCTTGTCGCTAGCTTTAAAAAGAGCCACTCCAATGGAGTCGTTTTGAGCTGGGATTGGTGTGTAAGATCGATTTTTGCCATGGAATTACAAAAGTTTGACGAGTTTGAGTTATaa
- a CDS encoding Clb2 B-type mitotic cyclin (cyclin-dependent protein kinase regulatory subunit) yields MPQATITHSASNENDYKLTRAKILSEQQSGLQLDRTSQEPIETSTQELYEENRPPISTAKQSKSRSTITTATTTTRQYLGDVSNQYHSSGVKPVPQAQSQLQLSKKRKPFARDVQPLQNKANRVIPIVPDGINTTQKPQSANLLVPSRLPQKRQATESSTNLVEKLKIPEPQPHHASASSNTIASTSTYKKSRLIDYEWQDLDEEDYDDPLMASEYVNDIFTYFYELEQRMLPDPQYLYKQKNLKPKMRSILVDWLVEMHLKFKLLPESLFLAINIMDRFMSIEAVEIDKLQLLATGSLFIAAKYEEVFSPSVKNYAFFTDGSYSVEEILQAEKYILTVLNFDLNYPNPMNFLRRISKADDYDVQSRTLGKYLLEITIIDYKFIGMKPSLCCASAMYLSRLILGKIPVWNGNLIHYSGGYRINDMRECVELMFQYIISPIEHDEFFKKYAMRKFMRASTLCRKWAEKFQMEGRDLFDESLSTHRLTIEVDN; encoded by the coding sequence ATGCCACAAGCCACAATCACACACTCTGCGAGTAATGAAAATGACTATAAGCTAACAAGGGCAAAGATTCTATCAGAGCAGCAGCTGGGTCTACAACTTGACAGAACATCACAAGAGCCAATCGAGACATCCACTCAAGAACTATACGAAGAAAACAGGCCACCTATATCCACTGCAAAGCAAAGTAAATCTAGATCAACTATAACCACtgcaactacaacaacacgTCAGTACTTAGGTGATGTATCTAATCAATACCACAGTAGTGGTGTCAAACCAGTACCACAAGCACAGCTGCAGTTGCAACTactgaagaagaggaaacCATTTGCTAGAGACGTTCAGCCtttacaaaacaaagcCAATAGAGTAATACCAATTGTGCCTGATGGGATCAATACAACACAGAAACCACAACTGGCGAATCTACTTGTACCATCACGATTACCTCAAAAAAGACAGGCTActgaatcatcaacaaacttggtcgaaaagttgaaaatacCAGAACCCCAGCCACATCACGCATCTGCATCTTCAAACACTATTGCATCCACTTCAACCTATAAGAAGTCACGTTTGATTGATTATGAATGGCAGGatcttgatgaagaagactACGATGATCCATTGATGGCCAGTGAGTACGTCAATGACATCTTTACTTATTTTTATGAATTGGAACAACGAATGTTGCCCGATCCACAATACCTTTACAAACAGAAAAATCTAAAACCCAAAATGAGATCAATATTGGTTGATTGGTTGGTTGAAATGCATTTAAAGTTTAAATTACTTCCAGAGTCGTTATTTCTTGCCATAAATATAATGGATCGATTTATGTCAATTGAGGcagttgaaattgacaagttgCAATTATTGGCCACTGGCTCATTATTCATTGCAGCAAAATATGAAGAAGTTTTTTCTCCCCTGGTTAAAAATTATGCATTCTTCACCGATGGATCATATCTGGTGgaagaaattttgcaaGCTGAAAAATATATCTTGACAGTTTTAAACTTTGATTTAAACTATCCCAACCCAATGAATTTTCTTCGGAGAATTTCCAAAGCAGATGACTATGACGTTCAATCGAGAACATTGGGAAAATACCTATTGGAGATCACTATTATAGATTACAAATTTATCGGAATGAAACCATCCTTGTGTTGTGCCCTGGCCATGTATTTGTCGCGTTTGATATTGGGCAAAATCCCCGTGTGGAATGGGAACTTGATTCATTACAGTGGTGGGTACCGTATCAATGACATGAGAGAATGTGTTGAGTTGATGTTTCAATACATCATCTCACCTATTGAGCACGAtgaattcttcaaaaaATATGCCATGCGAAAATTTATGAGAGCAAGTACCTTGTGTCGCAAATGGGCcgaaaaatttcaaatggaaGGTAGagatttatttgatgaaagtttATCTACTCATCGGTTAACGATTGAAGTGGATAACTAG